From the genome of Streptomyces sp. NBC_01116, one region includes:
- a CDS encoding endonuclease/exonuclease/phosphatase family protein, whose protein sequence is MRTAGILTAAGAVAAWPGGGWALWAAGVWAVFLAAHLVLNGRWWFWLLPSLLPPPVFAAVPALLLVAAGATGDLTAAVVAGAALLLGARQSGLVPGALVRGARRPPPDGAVRVVSWNTQHWCQSTDPEPFYAFLRGLDADVYLLQEYHHDEFDGTYRLIDDERRLRETFPGHRAVIARGLITLSRLPVAATVETAARRTLRVDLEMPGDGRILATFNVHIPVQLRLISPLRADFYRAVRTRAADRAREYRGLLGDVAGCPHPALIAGDFNTTAAIGDARRIARLGADAVAVAGKLCPTTWQARPGLRWWRLDWVLTTPGARVHHYRFRDPRGLSDHSVQEVSVSLTEPDRPADTDPRIRHHDEGTHHALPLPGKDRPAGQ, encoded by the coding sequence GTGAGAACGGCCGGCATCCTGACGGCGGCCGGGGCGGTCGCCGCCTGGCCGGGCGGTGGTTGGGCGCTGTGGGCGGCCGGGGTCTGGGCGGTGTTCCTGGCCGCGCACCTCGTCCTCAACGGCCGCTGGTGGTTCTGGCTGCTGCCCTCGCTGCTGCCGCCGCCGGTGTTCGCCGCCGTGCCCGCCCTGCTCCTGGTGGCAGCCGGGGCGACGGGGGACCTCACGGCCGCGGTCGTGGCGGGCGCGGCCCTCCTGCTCGGGGCCCGGCAGTCCGGCCTCGTGCCCGGCGCGCTCGTCCGGGGAGCGCGCCGCCCGCCGCCGGACGGGGCGGTGCGCGTCGTGTCCTGGAACACCCAGCACTGGTGCCAGTCCACCGATCCCGAGCCCTTCTACGCCTTCCTGCGCGGGCTCGACGCCGACGTCTACCTCCTCCAGGAATACCACCACGACGAGTTCGACGGCACCTACCGCCTGATCGACGACGAGCGGCGGCTGCGCGAGACCTTCCCCGGCCACCGGGCCGTCATCGCCCGCGGCCTGATCACCCTGTCCCGGCTGCCGGTCGCCGCGACCGTCGAGACGGCCGCCCGCCGGACCCTGCGGGTGGACCTGGAGATGCCGGGCGACGGTCGGATTCTCGCCACCTTCAACGTCCACATCCCGGTACAGCTGCGACTCATCAGCCCGTTGCGCGCAGACTTCTACCGCGCGGTCCGCACCCGGGCCGCCGACCGGGCACGGGAGTACCGGGGACTCCTCGGGGACGTCGCCGGCTGCCCCCATCCGGCCCTGATCGCCGGGGACTTCAACACCACCGCCGCGATCGGGGACGCCCGCCGCATCGCCCGCCTGGGCGCCGACGCGGTCGCCGTCGCCGGAAAGCTCTGCCCCACCACCTGGCAGGCCCGACCCGGCCTGCGCTGGTGGCGGCTGGACTGGGTGCTCACCACACCGGGCGCCCGGGTCCACCACTACCGCTTCCGCGATCCGCGCGGCCTGTCCGACCACAGCGTCCAGGAGGTGTCCGTGTCGCTCACCGAACCGGACCGCCCGGCCGACACCGACCCCCGTATCCGCCATCACGACGAAGGAACTCACCATGCGTTACCGCTACCTGGGAAAGACCGGCCTGCGGGTCAGTGA
- a CDS encoding aldo/keto reductase: MRYRYLGKTGLRVSELCLGAMTFGREADESTSHALLDRFTEAGGTFVDTADIYSAGASEEILGRWLKRQRRDDVVIATKVRYGTGEGPNDRGLGRNHLISGVESSLRRLGTDHIDLYQVHAWDPGTPLEETLATLDALVTSGKVRYIGASNFSGWQLQKAIDLSRGHGWEPFTALQPLYNLLDRSAEWELMEVSRNEGLGVIPWSPLRGGWLSGAIRRGTERPPTGTRVETAEKLGWGESWSAYEGDERTWRVLDALHEVAGRTGLAVPVLALAWLLGRPGVTAPIVGARTLEQLETNLGAADLDLDPADAALLTAASDQTLPYPYSVIETDPELR, encoded by the coding sequence ATGCGTTACCGCTACCTGGGAAAGACCGGCCTGCGGGTCAGTGAACTCTGCCTCGGCGCCATGACGTTCGGCCGCGAGGCCGACGAGAGCACCAGCCACGCCCTGCTGGACCGCTTCACCGAGGCGGGCGGCACCTTCGTGGACACCGCCGACATCTACTCCGCCGGGGCCTCCGAGGAGATCCTCGGCCGCTGGCTGAAGAGACAGCGCCGCGACGACGTGGTGATCGCCACCAAGGTGCGGTACGGCACGGGGGAGGGCCCCAACGACCGGGGCCTGGGCCGCAACCACCTGATCTCCGGGGTCGAGTCGAGCCTGCGCCGGCTGGGCACCGACCACATCGACCTCTACCAGGTGCACGCCTGGGACCCGGGCACCCCGCTGGAGGAGACGCTCGCCACCCTGGACGCTCTCGTCACCTCCGGGAAGGTCCGCTACATCGGGGCCAGCAACTTCTCCGGCTGGCAGCTCCAGAAGGCGATCGACCTGAGCCGGGGACACGGCTGGGAGCCTTTCACCGCCCTCCAGCCGCTCTACAACCTGCTGGACCGCTCCGCCGAGTGGGAGCTGATGGAGGTCAGCCGCAACGAGGGCCTGGGCGTCATCCCGTGGAGCCCGCTGCGCGGCGGCTGGCTGAGCGGCGCGATCCGGCGCGGCACGGAGAGGCCGCCCACGGGGACCCGGGTGGAGACCGCCGAGAAGCTCGGCTGGGGCGAGTCGTGGAGCGCGTACGAGGGCGACGAGCGCACCTGGCGGGTGCTGGACGCCCTGCACGAGGTCGCCGGACGCACGGGCCTCGCGGTGCCGGTGCTGGCCCTCGCCTGGCTGCTCGGCCGGCCCGGGGTCACCGCCCCCATCGTGGGCGCCCGCACCCTGGAGCAGCTGGAGACCAACCTGGGCGCGGCGGACCTGGACCTCGACCCGGCCGACGCCGCCCTGCTGACCGCGGCGAGCGACCAGACGCTCCCGTATCCGTACAGCGTCATCGAGACCGACCCCGAACTGCGCTGA